Proteins encoded in a region of the Raphanus sativus cultivar WK10039 chromosome 8, ASM80110v3, whole genome shotgun sequence genome:
- the LOC108822557 gene encoding cyclin-dependent kinase F-4 isoform X1 — protein MDRYKLIKEVGDGTFGTVWRAINKQTGEVVAIKKMKKKYYSWDECINLREVKSLRRMNHPNIVKLKEVIREHDILYFVFEYMDCNLYQLMKDRQKLFTETVIKNWCFQVFQGLSYMHQRGYFHRDLKPENLLVSKDVIKIADFGLAREVNSSPPFTEYVSTRWYRAPEVLLQSYVYTSKVDMWAMGAIMSELLSLRPIFPGASEADEIYKICSVIGSPTEETWLEGLNLANTINYQFPELSGVPLSSLMPSASEDAINLITRLCSWDPLKRPTAAEALQHPFFQSCFYVPPSLRPKPSVARTPPPVGPRGSFEHQSVKRQSVSLAKPFNNVSPKPSAAFGSGVQRKLDMAKQDGTRNTKPVRSSVKDSKYRPPGRKSPPGGNAAGSSLNKNRVARGVSETADKLSNMTVRGTVSRRHSVLVMQQQQLKPPPMKAGCVGEKRDMFLRPTQPTTGAYSRKVAG, from the exons ATGGACAG GTACAAGTTAATTAAAGAGGTTGGTGATGGAACTTTTGGTACCGTTTGGAGAGCTATCAATAAGCAGACGGGTGAAGTT GTTGcaattaagaaaatgaaaaagaagtaCTACTCATGGGACGAATGTATCAATCTGAGAGAAGTGAAG TCGCTTAGGAGAATGAATCATCCAAATATCGTGAAGCTGAAGGAAGTCATCCGCGAACATGATATCCTATACTTTGTTTTTGAGTACATG GATTGCAACCTCTATCAGCTTATGAAAGATCGACAAAAGCTTTTCACAGAAACTGTTATTAAAAATTGGTGCTTTCAAGTCTTTCAAGGCCTTTCCTATATGCATCAGCGTGGTTACTTTCACCGCGATCTTAAGCCAG AAAATCTATTAGTCTCTAAAGACGTCATTAAGATTGCTGATTTTGGTCTTGCACGGGAGGTAAATTCAAGTCCACCTTTTACCGAGTATGTTTCTACACGCTG GTACAGGGCACCTGAAGTACTCCTACAGTCATATGTCTACACATCAAAAGTTG ataTGTGGGCGATGGGAGCTATTATGTCTGAGCTGTTGTCTCTTCGTCCAATATTTCCAGGGGCTAG TGAAGCAGATGAAATCTACAAAATCTGCAGTGTCATAGGCAGTCCAACTGAGGAGACCTGGTTAGAGGGACTTAATCTTGCTAACACCATAAACTATCAGTTCCCTGAG CTTTCTGGCGTGCCTCTTTCAAGCTTGATGCCATCTGCTAGTGAAGACGCAATTAATCTTATTACG CGGCTTTGCTCCTGGGATCCATTGAAGAGACCAACTGCGGCAGAGGCTCTGCAACACCCGTTCTTTCAG AGTTGCTTTTATGTCCCACCATCTCTCCGACCCAAGCCATCTGTTGCAAGAACTCCTCCGCCTG TCGGACCAAGAGGATCGTTCGAGCACCAATCAGTTAAACGGCAGTCTGTGTCTCTGGCCAAGCCATTCAACAATGTTTCTCCAAAGCCGAGTGCTGCCTTTGGCAGTGGCGTCCAGAGGAAACTCGACATGGCTAAGCAAGATGGAACGAGGAACACTAAACCGGTGAGAAGTTCTGTCAAAGACTCCAAATACAGACCACCCGGAAGAAAGAGTCCTC CTGGAGGTAATGCAGCAGGTTCGTCATTGAACAAGAACCGGGTCGCACGTGGTGTGTCTGAGACTGCTGATAAACTCTCGAACATGACCGTCAGAGGAACCGTGTCTAGAAGACACTCTGTCTTAGTGATGCAGCAACAGCAGTTGAAGCCACCGCCGATGAAGGCAGGTTGCGTAGGAGAAAAACGTGACATGTTCCTTAGACCAACACAACCCACCACCGGTGCCTACTCTAGGAAAGTCGCCGGCTGA
- the LOC108822557 gene encoding cyclin-dependent kinase F-4 isoform X2 yields MDRYKLIKEVGDGTFGTVWRAINKQTGEVVAIKKMKKKYYSWDECINLREVKSLRRMNHPNIVKLKEVIREHDILYFVFEYMDCNLYQLMKDRQKLFTETVIKNWCFQVFQGLSYMHQRGYFHRDLKPENLLVSKDVIKIADFGLAREVNSSPPFTEYVSTRWYRAPEVLLQSYVYTSKVDMWAMGAIMSELLSLRPIFPGASEADEIYKICSVIGSPTEETWLEGLNLANTINYQFPELSGVPLSSLMPSASEDAINLITRLCSWDPLKRPTAAEALQHPFFQSCFYVPPSLRPKPSVARTPPPVGPRGSFEHQSVKRQSVSLAKPFNNVSPKPSAAFGSGVQRKLDMAKQDGTRNTKPVRSSVKDSKYRPPGRKSPRSSLNKNRVARGVSETADKLSNMTVRGTVSRRHSVLVMQQQQLKPPPMKAGCVGEKRDMFLRPTQPTTGAYSRKVAG; encoded by the exons ATGGACAG GTACAAGTTAATTAAAGAGGTTGGTGATGGAACTTTTGGTACCGTTTGGAGAGCTATCAATAAGCAGACGGGTGAAGTT GTTGcaattaagaaaatgaaaaagaagtaCTACTCATGGGACGAATGTATCAATCTGAGAGAAGTGAAG TCGCTTAGGAGAATGAATCATCCAAATATCGTGAAGCTGAAGGAAGTCATCCGCGAACATGATATCCTATACTTTGTTTTTGAGTACATG GATTGCAACCTCTATCAGCTTATGAAAGATCGACAAAAGCTTTTCACAGAAACTGTTATTAAAAATTGGTGCTTTCAAGTCTTTCAAGGCCTTTCCTATATGCATCAGCGTGGTTACTTTCACCGCGATCTTAAGCCAG AAAATCTATTAGTCTCTAAAGACGTCATTAAGATTGCTGATTTTGGTCTTGCACGGGAGGTAAATTCAAGTCCACCTTTTACCGAGTATGTTTCTACACGCTG GTACAGGGCACCTGAAGTACTCCTACAGTCATATGTCTACACATCAAAAGTTG ataTGTGGGCGATGGGAGCTATTATGTCTGAGCTGTTGTCTCTTCGTCCAATATTTCCAGGGGCTAG TGAAGCAGATGAAATCTACAAAATCTGCAGTGTCATAGGCAGTCCAACTGAGGAGACCTGGTTAGAGGGACTTAATCTTGCTAACACCATAAACTATCAGTTCCCTGAG CTTTCTGGCGTGCCTCTTTCAAGCTTGATGCCATCTGCTAGTGAAGACGCAATTAATCTTATTACG CGGCTTTGCTCCTGGGATCCATTGAAGAGACCAACTGCGGCAGAGGCTCTGCAACACCCGTTCTTTCAG AGTTGCTTTTATGTCCCACCATCTCTCCGACCCAAGCCATCTGTTGCAAGAACTCCTCCGCCTG TCGGACCAAGAGGATCGTTCGAGCACCAATCAGTTAAACGGCAGTCTGTGTCTCTGGCCAAGCCATTCAACAATGTTTCTCCAAAGCCGAGTGCTGCCTTTGGCAGTGGCGTCCAGAGGAAACTCGACATGGCTAAGCAAGATGGAACGAGGAACACTAAACCGGTGAGAAGTTCTGTCAAAGACTCCAAATACAGACCACCCGGAAGAAAGAGTCCTC GTTCGTCATTGAACAAGAACCGGGTCGCACGTGGTGTGTCTGAGACTGCTGATAAACTCTCGAACATGACCGTCAGAGGAACCGTGTCTAGAAGACACTCTGTCTTAGTGATGCAGCAACAGCAGTTGAAGCCACCGCCGATGAAGGCAGGTTGCGTAGGAGAAAAACGTGACATGTTCCTTAGACCAACACAACCCACCACCGGTGCCTACTCTAGGAAAGTCGCCGGCTGA
- the LOC108818647 gene encoding protein PAM68, chloroplastic, which yields MASVTRPFSLSIHPRSSSKLDGSVERRREWNGQVPKSLTCNNRLEISRIAPLQATMNSPRGFGPPPPKKTKKAKKSKPGNQSDEEEEDDQEEDDDEDERERGVIPEIVTNRMISRMGFTVGLPLFVGLCFFPLFYYLKVGLKVDVPTWVPFIVSFVFFGTALAGVSYGIVSSSWDPSREGSLLGWNEAKKNWPVFWQSFWNSSSKR from the exons ATGGCTTCTGTAACACGTCCCTTCAGCCTCTCTATTCATCCCAGATCGTCTTCCAAG CTTGATGGAAGCGTAGAAAGACGGAGAGAATGGAACGGTCAAGTTCCCAAGTCTCTTACCTGCAACAACCGCTTAGAGATATCGCGTATAGCGCCATTACAAGCAACAATGAATAGCCCTAGAGGCTTTGGACCTCCTCCCCCTAAGAAAACCAAGAAAGCTAAAAAGTCAAAACCCGGAAACCagagtgatgaagaagaagaagacgaccaagaggaagacgatgatgaagatgagCGTGAGAGAGGTGTGATTCCAGAGATAGTCACCAACAGAATGATAAGCAGGATGGGATTCACCGTTGGCTTACCACTCTTCGTCGGTCTCTGTTTCTTCCCACTCTTTTACTATCTCAAAGTAGGATTGAAGGTCGATGTGCCGACATGGGTCCCGTTTATTGTTTCGTTCGTCTTCTTTGGTACGGCTTTAGCTGGTGTGAGCTACGGGATCGTGTCATCCAGTTGGGATCCGTCGAGAGAAGGTTCATTGTTAGGATGGAACGAGGCCAAAAAGAACTGGCCTGTCTTTTGGCAGTCCTTTTGGAATTCCTCAAGCAAGAgatag
- the LOC108818666 gene encoding 26S proteasome non-ATPase regulatory subunit 13 homolog B: MAALQYLESQKNSHPELTEWYNSLADLYQKKLWHQLTLKLEQFISLSVFQAGDALIQLYNNFITDFETKINLLKLAHFAVVVSRQYPEKEAAVSYLQGVIEKLRATKESRISEPVSYVETQIALFKLEQSDQKECKKILDDVKSSLDSMTDIDPSVYANFYWVSSQYHKFRQEFSDFYKNALLYLAYTSVESLSESFKLDLAFDLSLSALLGENIYNFGELLAHPVLKSLLGTNVEWLYHILQAFNHGDLVQYQELCRVHNAALSAQPALVENEKKLLEKINILCLIEIIFSRPAEDRTIPLSVIAERTKLSIEDVEHLLMKSLSVHLIEGIIDQVDGTVHVSWAQPRVLGIPQIKSLRDQLDSWVDKVHTTLLSVEAETPDLVAV, from the exons ATGGCTGCTCTACAATACCTCGAATCTCAGAAAAACTCTCACCCCGAGCTCACCGAGTGGTACAATTCTCTCGCAGATCTGTACCAGAAGAAGCTGTGGCACCAGCTCACCCTCAAGCTCGAGCAGTTCATCTCTCTCTCCGTCTTTCAg GCTGGAGATGCTTTGATACAGCTTTACAACAACTTCATAACCGACTTCGAGACGAAGATCAACCTCCTGAAGCTAGCCCACTTCGCGGTCGTTGTCTCGAGGCAGTACCCTGAGAAAGAAGCTGCGGTTAGTTATCTCCAGGGAGTGATTGAGAAGCTTAGAGCTACTAAGGAGTCACGCATCAGTGAGCCGGTTAGCTATGTAGAAACGCAGATAGCTTTGTTCAAGCTTGAGCAAAGTGACCAGAAGGAGTGCAAGAAGATACTTGACGATGTGAAAAGCTCTCTCGATAGTATGACTGATATCGATCCGTCGGTGTATGCCAACTTCTACTGGGTGTCTTCTCAGTACCATAAGTTCCGTCAGGAGTTTTCTGATTTCTACAAGAATGCTCTTCTTTATCTTGCGTATACTTCTGTGGAGTCGCTCTCTGAATCGTTCAAGCTG GACTTGGCTTTTGATCTGTCGCTGTCAGCTCTACTAGGAGAGAATATTTACAACTTTGGGGAACTGTTAGCCCATCCAGTT CTGAAGAGTCTGCTTGGAACAAATGTGGAATGGCTTTACCACATTCTACAGGCGTTCAACCACGGTGATTTGGTTCAGTACCAAGAACTCTGCCGTGTTCACAATGCAGCCTTGAGCGCACAACCAGCATTGGTTGAGAATGAGAAGAAGCTGTTAGAGAAGATCAACATTCTCTGTCTTATTGAGATCATTTTCAG CCGACCAGCTGAAGATAGGACCATACCGTTGAGTGTCATTGCTGAGCGTACTAAGCTCTCAATCGAAGATGTTGAGCACCTTCTCATGAAGAGCTTATCT GTGCACTTGATAGAGGGGATAATAGACCAGGTGGATGGAACGGTGCATGTGTCATGGGCGCAACCGAGGGTGCTAGGGATACCGCAGATCAAGTCATTGAGGGATCAGTTAGATAGCTGGGTTGATAAGGTTCACACGACCTTGTTGTCCGTTGAGGCTGAGACACCTGATCTTGTTGCAGTTTAA
- the LOC108821322 gene encoding protein S40-3-like, translated as MSEEELQESDVIFSDDYFINSNKNSNNENNKRKKPATVKKSSPVIIPPRTTFRWAEVEEEEDKSEMTPPHVIIGKRRVEAQMAFSFCTLKGRDLKRHRISVLRMTGFLEA; from the coding sequence ATGTCAGAGGAAGAACTTCAAGAATCAGATGTTATATTTTCCGATGATTATTTCATAAACAGCAACAAGAATAGCAACAacgaaaacaacaaaagaaagaaaccagCGACGGTGAAAAAGTCATCTCCAGTAATAATTCCGCCGAGAACTACATTCCGGTGGGCGGAAGTTGAAGAGGAGGAGGATAAGAGTGAAATGACTCCGCCACATGTCATCATCGGAAAACGAAGAGTGGAGGCACAAATGGCGTTTTCGTTTTGTACCCTTAAAGGAAGGGACCTTAAACGTCACCGTATCTCGGTTCTTAGAATGACCGGGTTTTTGGAAGCTTAA